The region TGCCCCTGGAAGGCGGCGCCCCCCACCACGACCTCCTGATGGCCAACGTGTTCGCGCAGACCGAGGCGCTCGCCTTCGGCAAGACCCTGGATCAGGTACTGGACGAGGGCGTCCCAGCGGACCTCGCCCCGCACCGCGTGTTCGACGGGAACCGCCCCACCAACACCATCCTCGCCGACCGCCTCACGCCCCACACGCTGGGCGCGCTGATCGCGCTGTACGAGCACAAGGTCTTCGTGCAGGGCGCCGTGTGGAACATCAACTCCTTCGACCAGTGGGGCGTGGAACTCGGCAAGGTCCTCGCCGGGAAGATCGTCCCCGAACTGCACGCCCCCGCCGAGCCGGAGCTGCACCACGACAGCAGCACCAACGCCCTGATCCGCCGCTACCGCGCCCACCGCTGACCTGCACCCACCCCCACCGCCGGAGGCTCCCACCAGAGCCTCCGGCGTCCCGTCGTCCGCGCGCACCGCAGCACCCCACGGGGAAGCGTTCGGGCCTGAACGGACCCGGCCAACAGCGCCCACCCCATATCCCGCAGAGCCCACAGTTCCCAGGCCCCGCAACCTGCTATACCTGCACGCAGATCCCCCCTCAACCCCCCGTTCGAAACCCCCCACAGGAGAGGCCCGTGCGACTCACGCTGCAACCCACGCCCGAACAGGCCAGCGCCCTGAGCGACACGCGCGCCCATGTCAGCCGCCTGATGAACAGCCTCCTCGTGCAGGCCCGCCGCCAGCCCGACACCCCCACCGACGACCTCCTCAGCGCCCACCCCGACGCCCCCGCCCTCCCCCACGCCACCCGCCGCGCCGCCGCGCAGGCCGCGCAGGACGCCCGCCACAACACCAGAGGCGGCCTGAAAGGCGAAAGCTACTGGCTCGACGCCCGCAGCCTCCGCATCAACCCCGGCACCGGCCACGTCACCCTCTGGACCCTCCAGGGCCGCTGCACCATCCCCACCCGACTCGGCAACTACCAGCGCCACCTCCTCACCACCGGACGCGTCCAGGGCGGCCGCGTCACCCAGGCCAGAAACGGCGACTGGTACGTCAACGTGCAGCTCGACACCCCCGCCACCACCCCCACCACACCCAGACGCGACCCACTCGCCACCCGCATCGACCAGCTGGAACGCGAAGGGAATTTCGCCCAGATCGTCCGCCTGCTGCGTGGCCGGACCTTAACTCCCAAGCAGGACGGCCAGCTGGCCATCGCGCTGCTGGAAACGAGCGAGACGGACGCGGGGGAACTGCGGCTGCTCCGAGCGGTTGATCGTCCACAACCGGACGCACGGATCTTTCTCGGGTTCAGCATCCTGGCAGCCACCCGGAACGGTCCGGCCAATCGACTGGATTTCGCGCTGCGGGGACTTGCCGCCAGTCCGGACGACTTCACTCGCTGGTGGCTGAGCTGCTCGCAGGGGCGCGCACTGGTCGAACTTGGCCGACCTGTCGAAGGTCGAGACGTGATTGCCCGTGTCCTGGCCGAAATTCCAGTCTCGGAGATCCGCTCCCGGGCTCGAGCCCTCTACTTTGCCCAGGGGGTTTGCGCCGCCCTGGACGATTTTGAGGGTCAGGACCGCTACGCGCGCGAGGCGCTACGCCTCTTCGATCTGCTGGGCATTTTCAGCGAGGGCCTGTCGCTGCGGCTGGATCTGGCGTACCGGACGTTCTTCGAGGGCCGTCCCGACGAAGCGTTCAACATGATTGACGAAGTTTTCCGGCATGCCTCCCATCTCAACGGACCCCGTCTGGCCGCCGCTCATCTGGTCACGGGCGAGATGCTGCTGTTGAGCGAACGGTTCGACGCTGCGCTGGAGCACTTCGATCAGATGCTCGCCGTGCAGCAGAGACACGGAAGCGACCGTCTGGAAGCGCCCGCACGGGCCTTCCGTGCCGAATGCTTGTGGCGGATGGGCCAGATGGACTGGAGTGGCTTTGAGCGGCAGATTGAGGCCCTACGCCCCACCCAGGAATTCGATCATGTGACCCGCGCGTTCTACCTTGGCCTGATGGCCTTCGAGATGGAGGACCTGACCACGGCGCAGCGCGAATTCGAGAAGGTCATCAGCGGGGTGGCCCTGATGGACGGCTTTCGCCTCAGGTCCCATGCGTTCCTGGCCTACTGCCGCTGGGCACAGGGCCAGGAGCTGGCTGACGCCTCCGCTGACCTGCTGGACGTGATGAATCAGGTCGGTGGCGAACTGGCACTGGCGATTGACGCGGACCGACTGGCCTCGCTCTACAGCGCCTGTGCGGATCAGAACCTGGGGGCGGGTGCTGCCCGTCGACTGTCGCAGCGAGCCCGCCCAGTGCTGCATCTGCGCCTGCTGGGAACCTGGAAGGCCCGCATCAACGAGGAGGAAGTTCAGATCCGACTCCGGAAGGCCCGGGAGCTGCTTGCCTTTCTGGTCATGCATGGTCCCGCCACTCGGGATCAGCTGATCACGGCGCTGTGGGATGGCTCTGCCCGGCGTGAACTGGGGTCATACCTGAAGCAGGGGCTGCATGCGCTCCGGGAGGCCCTGCGGCCCTATCTCCCGGTGGGCACTGACCCGGTCCCACTCATGGGCGGTCACTACCGATTGTCAGAAAAATTGAACGTCTCGTGTGATGCGAGTCGGCTGGCCCAGAGCCTCCACTCCGTTCAAGAACCAGATGAGGTGGTGACCTCTCAGACCGGGACCTTCCTGCCGGATACCGACAGCGAGTGGGCCAGTGTCCTGCGCGACCAGCTTCAGCGCCAGTTACTCACGCTCATCATGGGTATCGGCCAGGAAAAACAGGCGACCCAGCCGGAGGAGGCCGCGCAGATTTACCTGCGAGCAACCCAGATCAACCCCACCTTTGAACCTGCATGGGACGCTGCCGCGATTGCCTACGATCAGGCCGGACTTCCGCATCTGGCACAGCAGGCCAGATTGACGCTGCGACACCTCCTGGACGAGGAATTCTCTTGATGCGAGTTGGCAAAGAGAGTGTCACGATCACACTTCATTTTTGATTATCCGTCAATTAACCGACCTGCGAGCAGACTGCATTCAGTCAAGCCGCTGTGGAGGTTGCTGAATATGAAGAGTGTTCTTGGTCGTTGCCTGATTCTCGTGTCTTTCCTGCTCACCCCGGTCAGTGCAGCACCCGACTCCCACAACACGCCTGACTGCTGCATCACTGGCCACGAGCCTGCGGCCGTTAAGACCGTCCGATAACCCTTACCTTCTTCGTCTGCGGTTTCAGAGTCGTCCGTCTTCTCCAGCGTCTTCCTGATTTCGTTTCGCTTTCGTTTTCGTTGTCTCCGTCTTCTTTTGCGTCTTCCTGCGTCTTGTGTTGACTCTGGGGGTTCCGTGCGCGCAGCCGGAACCCCCGGCCGCTTGTCGGGGCTGGTCGTGCCTGTGGGGACGTGACTGGCCCTTGCTGGTTACTGGCTGGCGCGCAGGGCGCTGAGGATGGCGGCGGCGATCTCCTCGACGCTGGCGCTGGTGGTGTCGCGGACGGGGAGGCCGGCGCGCTGGAAGAGGCGTTCGGCGCGGCGGACTTCGTGTTCGCACTGTTCGAGGCTGGCGTAGCGGCTGCCGGGTTTGCGCTGGGTGCGGATGGCGTGGAGGCGGCGGGGGTCGATGGTGAGGGCGTGGAGTTTGTGCCGGTGGGCTTCGAGGGGGATGGGGAGGCCGGTGCGGTCGAAGTCGTCCTCGGCGAGGGGGTAGTTGCTGGCGCGGACGCCGTGCTGGAGGGCGAGGAAGAGGCTGGTGGGGGTCTTACCGGCGCGGGAGACGCCCACCAATATGACGTCGCTGTGGGCGTACTGTTTGTCGCCGATGCCGTCGTCGGTGGCGAGGGCGAAGTCGAGGGCATCCATGCGCGACAGGTACGCTTCGCTGTCGTGCATGTCGTGGTGGCGGCCGATCTGGCGGACGGCGGGCGTGCCGAACTGTGTTTCCAGGGTGCTGAGGCCGGGGCCGAGGAGGTCGAAGACTTCGGCGGGGGCGGTCTGGAGTTCGCGCAGGACGTCGGGGTGGGTGACGGTGGTGAAGATGATGGGTGCTTCGCCGCGCTCGTGCAGGGCGGTGACTTCGCGGCAGACGGCGCGGGCGGCCTGGGGGTCGGCGGTGAAGGGGCGGCGCAGGTAGCGCAGGGACTCTCCCGGGAAGTGGGCGAGGAGGGCGCGGGCCATGTTCTCGGCGGTGAGGCCGGTGTGGTCGCTGACGATCAGGACGGTGCGGGGGTGGGGCATGGGGTCAGGGTGACATGCGCGGGCGGGGTGGCGGGTGGGGGTTCGGGCTGTCTGGACGGGTGGGGTGGTGTGACCGGGCGGGTGACGGGCGTGGGGGGTGGCTTCGGGTAAGGTGTGGGCGTAAGGCAACACTAATTCGCCCATTTCCAGCTTGCTGGAACCTCGCAGGAACGGTGAAAACCAATGGATATGATTCGCGTGCTGGGTACACTAAGGATGACCGACGTGGAGCTCGTCGGCGGGAAGAACGCGTCGCTGGGTGAACTCATCCAGGGCCTTGCCGGGGCCGGTGTGCGGGTCCCTGGGGGGTTTGCCACGACCGCCGACGCGTTCCGGCTGTTCCTGCAGGAGAACGGCATCGAGGAGAGCATCAATGCCCGCCTGCGGGCGCTGGACGTGAACGACGTGGTGGCCCTGGCGCAGGCGGGCCGGGAGATCCGCGCGCAGGTCGAGGCCGCCACCCTCCCCGCCGCGCTGGAAGGGGCGATCCGCGACGCGTACGCCGCGATGACCGCCGAGTCTGGCGGCACCGAACCGGACGTCGCCGTGCGGTCCAGCGCCACGGCCGAGGATCTGCCGGAGGCGAGTTTCGCCGGGCAGCAGGAGACGTTCCTGAACGTGCGCGGCATCGACGACGTGCTGCGTCACGTGCGGCTGGTGTTCGCCAGCCTGTACAACGACCGCGCCATCAGCTACCGCGTGCACCACGGCTTCGCGCACAGCGAGGTGGCCCTGTCGGCGGGCGTGCAGCGCATGGTCCGCAGCGACCTGGGCGCGTCGGGCGTGGCGTTCACGCTGGACACCGAGAGCGGCTACCGCGACGCAGTGCTCGTGACCAGTTCGTACGGGCTGGGCGAGATGGTCGTGCAGGGCGCCGTGAACCCCGACGAGTTCTTCGTGTACAAACCCGCCCTGAACGCCGGGCGCAAGGCGATCCTGCGCCGCACGCTGGGCAGCAAGCAGAAGCGCATGGAGTACGCCCCGCAGGGCGGCGTGCAGACCGTGGACGTCCCGCAGGATCAGCAGCGAGCGTTCAGCCTGTCCGACGAGGACCTGACCGAACTCGCGCGGCAGTGCGTGACCATCGAGAACCACTACGGCCGCCCCATGGACATCGAGTGGGGCAAGGACGGCCGCGACGGCCTGATCTACATCCTGCAGGCGCGCCCGGAGACCGTGCAGAGCCGCACCGGGAAGACCCTGGAACGCTTCGAACTGACCGGGAAGGGCCCCGTGCTCGTCGAGGGTCGCGCGGTCGGGAACCGCATCGGGGCGGGCGTCGTGCGCGTCGTGCGGGACGTCTCGCAGATGGACAGCGTGCAGGACGGCGACGTGCTCGTCGCGGACATGACCGACCCGGACTGGGAACCCGTCATGAAACGCGCCTCGGCGATCGTCACGAACCGCGGCGGGCGCACCTGCCACGCGGCGATCATCGCCCGCGAACTCGGCATTCCGGCCGTGGTCGGCAGCGGGAACGCCACCCGTGAACTGCAGAGCGGGCAGGAGGTCACGGTGTCCTGCGCCGAGGGCGACACCGGCTTCGTGTACGAGGGCCGCCTCGCGTACCGCGTGAACCGCGTCGAGCTGGGCAACATGCCCGAGGTCGGCATGAAGATCATGATGAACGTCGCCTCGCCCGACCGCGCGTTCTCCTTCGCCGCGCTGCCCCACGAGGGCGTCGGGCTGGCCCGCGTGGAGTTCATCTGCTCGAACGTGATCGGCATCCACCCCCGCGCACTGCTGGACTACCCGAACGTGCCGGGCGACGTCCGGGCGCAGATCGACGAGAAAACGGCCGGGTACGCCAGCCCCCGCGACTTCTTCCGCGAGAAACTCGCCGAGGGCGTCGCCAGCATCGCCGCCGCGTTCGCCCCGAAACCCGTGATCGTGCGCCTGAGCGACTTCAAGAGCAACGAGTACGCCCACCTGATCGGCGGACCCGCCTACGAACCCACCGAGGAAAACCCCATGATCGGCTTCCGGGGCGCGAGCCGCTACCGCTCCCGCGACTTCGCCGCCGCGTTCGCACTGGAATGCGAGGCGAT is a window of Deinococcus grandis DNA encoding:
- a CDS encoding pyruvate, water dikinase regulatory protein, giving the protein MPHPRTVLIVSDHTGLTAENMARALLAHFPGESLRYLRRPFTADPQAARAVCREVTALHERGEAPIIFTTVTHPDVLRELQTAPAEVFDLLGPGLSTLETQFGTPAVRQIGRHHDMHDSEAYLSRMDALDFALATDDGIGDKQYAHSDVILVGVSRAGKTPTSLFLALQHGVRASNYPLAEDDFDRTGLPIPLEAHRHKLHALTIDPRRLHAIRTQRKPGSRYASLEQCEHEVRRAERLFQRAGLPVRDTTSASVEEIAAAILSALRASQ
- the ppsA gene encoding phosphoenolpyruvate synthase, whose product is MDMIRVLGTLRMTDVELVGGKNASLGELIQGLAGAGVRVPGGFATTADAFRLFLQENGIEESINARLRALDVNDVVALAQAGREIRAQVEAATLPAALEGAIRDAYAAMTAESGGTEPDVAVRSSATAEDLPEASFAGQQETFLNVRGIDDVLRHVRLVFASLYNDRAISYRVHHGFAHSEVALSAGVQRMVRSDLGASGVAFTLDTESGYRDAVLVTSSYGLGEMVVQGAVNPDEFFVYKPALNAGRKAILRRTLGSKQKRMEYAPQGGVQTVDVPQDQQRAFSLSDEDLTELARQCVTIENHYGRPMDIEWGKDGRDGLIYILQARPETVQSRTGKTLERFELTGKGPVLVEGRAVGNRIGAGVVRVVRDVSQMDSVQDGDVLVADMTDPDWEPVMKRASAIVTNRGGRTCHAAIIARELGIPAVVGSGNATRELQSGQEVTVSCAEGDTGFVYEGRLAYRVNRVELGNMPEVGMKIMMNVASPDRAFSFAALPHEGVGLARVEFICSNVIGIHPRALLDYPNVPGDVRAQIDEKTAGYASPRDFFREKLAEGVASIAAAFAPKPVIVRLSDFKSNEYAHLIGGPAYEPTEENPMIGFRGASRYRSRDFAAAFALECEAIKSVRDDMGLTNVQVMIPFVRTVGEAAQIIEILGRNGLKRGENGLKIIMMCEIPSNAILADQFLEHFDGFSIGSNDLTQLTLALDRDSGLVADLFDEQNEAVLALMSQAIQAAKRAGKYVGICGQGPSDHPALAQWLMEQGIDSVSLNPDSVLGTWLHLAGETVPA